In Rattus norvegicus strain BN/NHsdMcwi chromosome 1, GRCr8, whole genome shotgun sequence, a genomic segment contains:
- the Sf3b2 gene encoding splicing factor 3B subunit 2 isoform X2 produces MAAEHPEPPKGELQLPPPPPPGHYGAWAAQELQAKLAEIGAPIQGSREELVERLQTYTRQTGIVLNRPVLRGEDGDKAAPPPMSAQLSGIPMPPPPLGLPPLQPPPPPPPPPPGLGLGFPMAHPPNLGPPPPLRVGEPVALSEEERLKLAQQQAALLMQQEERAKQAAVLMEQERQQEIAKMGTAVPRPPQDMGQLGVRTPLGPRAAPVGPVVPTPTVLPMGAPVPRPRGPPPPPGDENREMDDPSVGPKIPQALEKILQLKESRQEEMNSQQEEEEMETDTRSSLGQSASETEEDTVSTSKKEKNRKRRNRKKKKKPQRVRAASSESSGDREKDSARSRGSDSPAADVEIEYVTEEPEIYEPNFIFFKRIFEAFKLTDDVKKEKEKEPEKLDKMENSAVPKKKGFEEEHKDSDDDSSDDEQEKKPEAPKLSKKKLRRMNRFTVAELKQLVARPDVVEMHDVTAQDPKLLVHLKATRNSVPVPRHWCFKRKYLQGKRGIEKPPFELPDFIKRTGIQEMREALQEKEEQKTMKSKMREKVRPKMGKIDIDYQKLHDAFFKWQTKPKLTIHGDLYYEGKEFETRLKEKKPGDLSDELRISLGMPVGPNAHKVPPPWLIAMQRYGPPPSYPNLKIPGLNSPIPESCSFGYHAGGWGKPPVDETGKPLYGDVFGTNAAEFQTKTEEEEIDRTPWGELEPSDEESSEEEEEEESDEDKPDETGFITPADSGLITPGGFSSVPAGMETPELIELRKKKIEEAMDGSETPQLFTVLPEKRTATVGGAMMGSTHIYDMSTVMSRKGPAPELQGVEVALAPEELELDPMAMTQKYEEHVREQQAQVEKEDFSDMVAEHAAKQKQKKRKAQPQDSRGGSKKYKEFKF; encoded by the exons ATGGCGGCGGAGCATCCTGAACCTCCCAAAGGAGAATTGCAGTTGCCACCGCCTCCCCCTCCAGGCCACTATGGGGCCTGGGCTGCCCAGGAGCTTCAGGCCAAATTGGCAGAGATAGGAGCGCCGATCCAGG GGAGTCGCGAGGAGCTAGTAGAGCGGCTGCAGACCTACACCCGCCAG ACTGGCATTGTGCTGAATCGACCAGTTTTGAGAGGAGAGGATGGGGACAAAGCTGCTCCTCCTCCGATGTCAGCACAG CTCTCTGGGATTCCTATGCCGCCGCCACCTTTGGGACTCCCCCCTCTACagcctcctccaccacctccaccacctccaccaggCCTTGGCCTTGGCTTTCCTATGGCTCACCCACCAAATCTGGGGCCCCCACCACCTCTTCGAGTGGGTGAGCCTGTGGCACTGTCAGAAGAAGAGCGGCTGAAGCTGGCCCAGCAGCAGGCAGCTTTACTGATGCAGCAAGAGGAACGCGCCAAACAG GCAGCCGTATTAATGGAGCAGGAACGGCAGCAGGAAATTGCCAAGATGGGCACTGCAGTCCCTAGGCCTCCTCAGGATATGGGGCAGCTGGGGGTCCGTACTCCTCTGGGGCCTCGAG CTGCTCCAGTAGGCCCTGTGGTTCCCACACCTACTGTTTTGCCCATGGGGGCACCTGTTCCTCGCCCTCGGGGTCCCCCGCCACCCCCTGGAGATGAGAACAGAGAG ATGGATGATCCTTCTGTGGGCCCCAAGATCCCCCAGGCTTTGGAAAAGATTCTGCAGCTGAAGGAGAGCCGTCAGGAAGAGATGAACTCCCAGCAGG aggaagaagaaatggagacagaCACTCGCTCATCTCTGGGACAGTCAGCatcagagactgaggaggacacTGTGTCTACATCCAAAAAAGAG AAAAACCGGAAGCGTCGGAAccgaaagaagaagaaaaagccaCAGCGGGTGCGGGCAGCCTCGTCAGAGAGCTCCGGGGACCGAGAGAAAGACTCAGCTCGGTCCCGAGGCTCTGACTCTCCTGCTGCTGATGTGGAGATTGAGTATGTGACTGAAGAGCCTGAAATCTACGAGCCCAACTTCATCTTCTTCAAGAGGATTTTTGAGGCTTTCAAG CTAACTGATGAtgtgaaaaaggaaaaggaaaaggagccaGAGAAGCTTGACAAGATGGAGAACTCTGCAGTCCCCAAGAAGAAGGGCTTTGAGGAGGAGCACAAAGACAGTGACGATGACAGCAGTGACGACGAACAG GAGAAGAAGCCGGAAGCCCCTAAGCTGTCCAAGAAGAAGCTGCGCCGGATGAACCGCTTCACCGTGGCAGAGCTGAAGCAG CTGGTGGCCCGACCTGATGTTGTTGAGATGCATGACGTGACAGCACAGGACCCTAAGCTTTTGGTTCACCTCAAGGCCACCCGGAACTCTGTCCCTGTGCCACGCCACTGGTGTTTTAAGCGCAAGTACCTTCAAGGCAAACGAGGCATTGAGAAACCCCCCTTTGAGCTGCCAGACTTCATCAAACGCACAGGCATTCAGGAGATGCGAGAGGCCCTGCAGGAGAAG GAAGAACAGAAGACCATGAAGTCAAAAATGAGAGAGAAGGTTCGGCCGAAGATGGGGAAGATTGACATTGACTACCAGAAGTTACACGATGCCTTCTTCAAGTGGCAGACCAAGCCGAAGCTCACCATCCATGGGGACCTTTATTACGAG GGGAAGGAGTTTGAGACACGGCTGAAGGAGAAGAAGCCTGGAGATTTGTCTGATGAGCTAAGGATTTCTTTAGGGATGCCAGTAGGACCT AATGCCCACAAAGTTCCTCCTCCGTGGCTGATTGCCATGCAGCGATACGGGCCACCGCCATCCTACCCAAACCTGAAAATCCCTGGACTGAACTCACCTATCCCTGAG AGCTGTTCCTTTGGATACCATGCTGGTGGCTGGGGCAAACCCCCAGTAGATGAGACTGGGAAGCCACTTTATGGGGACGTGTTTGGAACCAATGCTGCTGAGTTTCAG ACCaaaactgaagaagaagaaattgacCGGACTCCATGGGGGGAGCTGGAGCCATCGGATGAAGAATcctcagaagaggaggaagaggaggaaagcgATGAAGACAAGCCAGATGAGACTGGCTTTATCACACCTGCGGACAG TGGCCTCATCACTCCTGGAGGGTTCTCCTCCGTGCCAGCTGGAATGGAGACCCCTGAACTCATTGAGCTGAGAAAGAAGAAGATTGAAGAGGCGATGGATGG GAGCGAGACACCTCAGTTGTTCACTGTATTGCCAGAGAAGAGGACAGCCACTGTTGGTGGGGCCATGATGGGATCTACCCACATTTATGACATGTCCACGGTTATGAGCCGGAAGGGCCCGGCCCCTGAGTTGCAAGGTGTGGAAGTAGCACTGGCTCCCGAGGAGTTGGAGTTGGACCCCATGGCCATGACCCAGAAGTATGAGGAGCATGTCCGGGAGCAGCAGGCCCAAGTCGAGAAAGAAGACTTCAGTGACATGGTGGCGGAGCATGCTGCCAAACAGAAG CAAAAGAAACGGAAAGCTCAGCCCCAGGACAGTCGTGGGGGCAGCAAGAAATACAAGGAGTTCAAATTTTAG
- the Sf3b2 gene encoding splicing factor 3B subunit 2, producing MAAEHPEPPKGELQLPPPPPPGHYGAWAAQELQAKLAEIGAPIQGSREELVERLQTYTRQTGIVLNRPVLRGEDGDKAAPPPMSAQLSGIPMPPPPLGLPPLQPPPPPPPPPPGLGLGFPMAHPPNLGPPPPLRVGEPVALSEEERLKLAQQQAALLMQQEERAKQAAVLMEQERQQEIAKMGTAVPRPPQDMGQLGVRTPLGPRVAAPVGPVVPTPTVLPMGAPVPRPRGPPPPPGDENREMDDPSVGPKIPQALEKILQLKESRQEEMNSQQEEEEMETDTRSSLGQSASETEEDTVSTSKKEKNRKRRNRKKKKKPQRVRAASSESSGDREKDSARSRGSDSPAADVEIEYVTEEPEIYEPNFIFFKRIFEAFKLTDDVKKEKEKEPEKLDKMENSAVPKKKGFEEEHKDSDDDSSDDEQEKKPEAPKLSKKKLRRMNRFTVAELKQLVARPDVVEMHDVTAQDPKLLVHLKATRNSVPVPRHWCFKRKYLQGKRGIEKPPFELPDFIKRTGIQEMREALQEKEEQKTMKSKMREKVRPKMGKIDIDYQKLHDAFFKWQTKPKLTIHGDLYYEGKEFETRLKEKKPGDLSDELRISLGMPVGPNAHKVPPPWLIAMQRYGPPPSYPNLKIPGLNSPIPESCSFGYHAGGWGKPPVDETGKPLYGDVFGTNAAEFQTKTEEEEIDRTPWGELEPSDEESSEEEEEEESDEDKPDETGFITPADSGLITPGGFSSVPAGMETPELIELRKKKIEEAMDGSETPQLFTVLPEKRTATVGGAMMGSTHIYDMSTVMSRKGPAPELQGVEVALAPEELELDPMAMTQKYEEHVREQQAQVEKEDFSDMVAEHAAKQKQKKRKAQPQDSRGGSKKYKEFKF from the exons ATGGCGGCGGAGCATCCTGAACCTCCCAAAGGAGAATTGCAGTTGCCACCGCCTCCCCCTCCAGGCCACTATGGGGCCTGGGCTGCCCAGGAGCTTCAGGCCAAATTGGCAGAGATAGGAGCGCCGATCCAGG GGAGTCGCGAGGAGCTAGTAGAGCGGCTGCAGACCTACACCCGCCAG ACTGGCATTGTGCTGAATCGACCAGTTTTGAGAGGAGAGGATGGGGACAAAGCTGCTCCTCCTCCGATGTCAGCACAG CTCTCTGGGATTCCTATGCCGCCGCCACCTTTGGGACTCCCCCCTCTACagcctcctccaccacctccaccacctccaccaggCCTTGGCCTTGGCTTTCCTATGGCTCACCCACCAAATCTGGGGCCCCCACCACCTCTTCGAGTGGGTGAGCCTGTGGCACTGTCAGAAGAAGAGCGGCTGAAGCTGGCCCAGCAGCAGGCAGCTTTACTGATGCAGCAAGAGGAACGCGCCAAACAG GCAGCCGTATTAATGGAGCAGGAACGGCAGCAGGAAATTGCCAAGATGGGCACTGCAGTCCCTAGGCCTCCTCAGGATATGGGGCAGCTGGGGGTCCGTACTCCTCTGGGGCCTCGAG TAGCTGCTCCAGTAGGCCCTGTGGTTCCCACACCTACTGTTTTGCCCATGGGGGCACCTGTTCCTCGCCCTCGGGGTCCCCCGCCACCCCCTGGAGATGAGAACAGAGAG ATGGATGATCCTTCTGTGGGCCCCAAGATCCCCCAGGCTTTGGAAAAGATTCTGCAGCTGAAGGAGAGCCGTCAGGAAGAGATGAACTCCCAGCAGG aggaagaagaaatggagacagaCACTCGCTCATCTCTGGGACAGTCAGCatcagagactgaggaggacacTGTGTCTACATCCAAAAAAGAG AAAAACCGGAAGCGTCGGAAccgaaagaagaagaaaaagccaCAGCGGGTGCGGGCAGCCTCGTCAGAGAGCTCCGGGGACCGAGAGAAAGACTCAGCTCGGTCCCGAGGCTCTGACTCTCCTGCTGCTGATGTGGAGATTGAGTATGTGACTGAAGAGCCTGAAATCTACGAGCCCAACTTCATCTTCTTCAAGAGGATTTTTGAGGCTTTCAAG CTAACTGATGAtgtgaaaaaggaaaaggaaaaggagccaGAGAAGCTTGACAAGATGGAGAACTCTGCAGTCCCCAAGAAGAAGGGCTTTGAGGAGGAGCACAAAGACAGTGACGATGACAGCAGTGACGACGAACAG GAGAAGAAGCCGGAAGCCCCTAAGCTGTCCAAGAAGAAGCTGCGCCGGATGAACCGCTTCACCGTGGCAGAGCTGAAGCAG CTGGTGGCCCGACCTGATGTTGTTGAGATGCATGACGTGACAGCACAGGACCCTAAGCTTTTGGTTCACCTCAAGGCCACCCGGAACTCTGTCCCTGTGCCACGCCACTGGTGTTTTAAGCGCAAGTACCTTCAAGGCAAACGAGGCATTGAGAAACCCCCCTTTGAGCTGCCAGACTTCATCAAACGCACAGGCATTCAGGAGATGCGAGAGGCCCTGCAGGAGAAG GAAGAACAGAAGACCATGAAGTCAAAAATGAGAGAGAAGGTTCGGCCGAAGATGGGGAAGATTGACATTGACTACCAGAAGTTACACGATGCCTTCTTCAAGTGGCAGACCAAGCCGAAGCTCACCATCCATGGGGACCTTTATTACGAG GGGAAGGAGTTTGAGACACGGCTGAAGGAGAAGAAGCCTGGAGATTTGTCTGATGAGCTAAGGATTTCTTTAGGGATGCCAGTAGGACCT AATGCCCACAAAGTTCCTCCTCCGTGGCTGATTGCCATGCAGCGATACGGGCCACCGCCATCCTACCCAAACCTGAAAATCCCTGGACTGAACTCACCTATCCCTGAG AGCTGTTCCTTTGGATACCATGCTGGTGGCTGGGGCAAACCCCCAGTAGATGAGACTGGGAAGCCACTTTATGGGGACGTGTTTGGAACCAATGCTGCTGAGTTTCAG ACCaaaactgaagaagaagaaattgacCGGACTCCATGGGGGGAGCTGGAGCCATCGGATGAAGAATcctcagaagaggaggaagaggaggaaagcgATGAAGACAAGCCAGATGAGACTGGCTTTATCACACCTGCGGACAG TGGCCTCATCACTCCTGGAGGGTTCTCCTCCGTGCCAGCTGGAATGGAGACCCCTGAACTCATTGAGCTGAGAAAGAAGAAGATTGAAGAGGCGATGGATGG GAGCGAGACACCTCAGTTGTTCACTGTATTGCCAGAGAAGAGGACAGCCACTGTTGGTGGGGCCATGATGGGATCTACCCACATTTATGACATGTCCACGGTTATGAGCCGGAAGGGCCCGGCCCCTGAGTTGCAAGGTGTGGAAGTAGCACTGGCTCCCGAGGAGTTGGAGTTGGACCCCATGGCCATGACCCAGAAGTATGAGGAGCATGTCCGGGAGCAGCAGGCCCAAGTCGAGAAAGAAGACTTCAGTGACATGGTGGCGGAGCATGCTGCCAAACAGAAG CAAAAGAAACGGAAAGCTCAGCCCCAGGACAGTCGTGGGGGCAGCAAGAAATACAAGGAGTTCAAATTTTAG